The following are encoded together in the Ovis canadensis isolate MfBH-ARS-UI-01 breed Bighorn chromosome 2, ARS-UI_OviCan_v2, whole genome shotgun sequence genome:
- the LOC138434766 gene encoding uncharacterized protein produces the protein MSGHQAGRPSTGSRNVSFMAQTPGWPHGPSMTGASNPKRSRTPSGSEASSNHSEPTNSPGSPRLPLRRICMGRPYNSKCVETSHLAKGPKVARKPMCRGSPYCLLCTDRPSGPSNPTFLDQLIKGISYLDRSTNAFYSNYPKSLNLPRLAANYLERAANSIHLDHLDHASPRSYCSHSSRAAAFDYPCGSTSVLPSGRAVNAVQYVDNSANTSCFPGFQGQNLTPILPQRPGIKLPELPLFSNGIFSLGRLPKFWEAIRSGCRAPEPISKPSSWW, from the coding sequence ATGTCCGGACACCAAGCGGGCCGTCCCAGCACCGGCAGCCGCAACGTGTCCTTCATGGCCCAGACTCCAGGCTGGCCCCACGGCCCCAGCATGACCGGGGCGAGCAACCCCAAGCGCTCTCGGACGCCAAGCGGCTCCGAGGCCAGCAGCAACCATTCGGAGCCCACCAACAGCCCGGGCTCCCCCAGACTGCCGTTGAGGAGAATCTGCATGGGCCGGCCCTACAACTCCAAGTGTGTGGAGACAAGCCACCTGGCGAAGGGCCCCAAGGTGGCCAGAAAGCCCATGTGTCGCGGCAGCCCCTACTGCCTGCTCTGCACAGATCGTCCCTCGGGCCCCTCTAACCCCACCTTCCTGGATCAGCTCATCAAAGGCATCAGCTACCTCGACAGGTCCACCAATGCCTTCTACAGCAACTACCCTAAGTCCCTGAACCTGCCGAGGCTTGCAGCCAACTACCTGGAACGCGCCGCCAACTCCATCCACCTGGACCACCTGGACCACGCCTCCCCCCGCAGTTATTGTAGCCACAGCAGCAGAGCGGCCGCCTTCGACTACCCCTGCGGCAGCACCTCCGTGTTGCCGTCCGGAAGGGCTGTCAACGCTGTGCAGTATGTGGATAACTCTGCCAACACGAGCTGCTTTCCCGGGTTTCAGGGCCAGAACCTCACTCCCATCCTGCCCCAGAGGCCGGGGATAAAGCTGCCTGAGCTCCCATTGTTTAGCAACGGGATCTTTTCCTTAGGTCGCCTGCCCAAGTTCTGGGAAGCAATCCGCTCGGGCTGCAGAGCCCCGGAGCCCATCTCTAAGCCCTCCAGCTGGTGGTGA